In Podospora pseudocomata strain CBS 415.72m chromosome 4, whole genome shotgun sequence, the genomic stretch TTAGCAGCAAGAGGCCACTCAATGTAGACATCCTTGCCAGCGATGACAGAGGGAAGAGCAGTCTCGAGGTGCTTGTCGACCcgggtgttggtgatgacgagCTCAACTTCCGGGTCAGCAGCCAGGTCCTCGGGCGTACCGTATGCCTTGGTAGAAGCGGGCAGGTTGTATGCTTTAATCGCCGCGCGGGCGGCCTCGGTTGACGAGTTGAGGAGAGCAACAACTTCAAACTTGGAGCGGCCCAATGGTGAGAAGAGATACGGAAGGTGTGCACGGGAAGCCCAAGCGGTTTTGGCAGAGGCTGAGAGGCCAATGATGGCAGCTTTGATGGGGGCCATTTGGAGTGCGGTGGTAGAATGGGGTATTTTGGACCGTAGGTAATCAGTAAGGTGCGCAGGTTAGGAGATCAGAGAACTGTTCGTTGATGGCGTTTGAGAAGTGAGGGTTGGAGTAAAGAGAGAAGAAGTAAGATGGATACAATCGAGTCTTGGTGGCATATTTATAGTATTTCGTGATGAAATGATGCGAATATCGTTGCATCTTGTGTGATATTCCTCGAAGAAGGTTCCCaggttaggtaggtaggtggtgcaGTAATGTGGGATGTGTGTTTGTAAGCTGCCACGAAGGTGAGATTTGTCAGCCTTTAACCACCCCTATATTACATCGCACCCCACGGAGATCAAGCAGGTTACCTACCTAGCAAGCAGTGCTACTATCAAGTTACAAATCCTAGGCCAATTTTATAAGCAACGCGCATAATGCAAATTGGGTGCCCAATTACCTAACCCTAACAACACATGCTTGGGACTCGAACATTTTGAATGTCGGTTCACTCTGAACGTAACACAAGGTGCATTGGACCTAATGGACAACCACTAGCATCAGTAACAGCTGTTCAGTGAGTGAAGATCAATTGTTCTCGTCATACTAAGACGAGGTTCTAGGGTATCTCCGCGGTGAAATCAGAAAGCCAAACACCAACGTCCAAATCATTGTATTTCCGCTCCTCCCTATACTGGTCCCCCCAGTTACAAGTCAATTCTGTATCCAGCCCTCCATAGTTGAAACAAAGGTGTAATCTGCGATTAGCACACTCCGGCGCCTGGGGCAGGAACAAGCTTGCCAGTACCGAACTCAACGTTAAAGACAGAATCCCCTCTGAAGGGGCCGGTCGTGCCCAGGGCGTTGGGGCAAACAGGCTGGTTTCCCTcgctgggagggggaatgGTGCACACCTCATCAAAGCCGCAGTGGCAGGCGGAGTCTTTGAGATTGACAGCAGCGAAGTTGCGGGCGACCCACGATCCGGGGTCAGACAGGCATGAGCTGAGAAAGTTCATGCTGTTGGGGGCCGAGAAAGCAAGCTTGCCGCCACTATCCTTGAGAAGGTGCTTGCATTGATCGGCATCGACGAATTCAACGTCCATATCAATGCCGCCGCCCGTTTGGGGATCATCAATGGCGCTCTTGCCAAAGCCAAGATAGTTCCAGGCATCATAGGAAATGTCGTTGGCGCCGCCGGATTGGTCGATGCGTAGGAGTTCAAGAGAACGGCCCTGATGGCTTACGCGGACACAGATGTTATTGCAGTCGACAGCCTCGGGCCAATAGGCGACACGGTGGGTGTTGATCTTGCAACCAAGAACGCCGACCGAGGAGCTGTATTGCTCGTGAGGTGTGATGTTGCGAACTTCGGCAGCAGCGAGAGAGGCGAGCGCGAGGAAAATGGCAGAGAGAGTGAACATTCTGACAGATGAATGATCTGATACTTGCAGAAAGAAATAAGCGAGAGTGCTGAACATGAATGGTAAGATATGtggttgatgctgatgctgtggcTCAGGTAGTGTGGGTTGTCAAGGTATGAGAGACAGACTTGAGACGGACAGACGTCGCGAATATATAGCCTTGACAAGACCCTC encodes the following:
- a CDS encoding hypothetical protein (EggNog:ENOG503PC5I; antiSMASH:Cluster_7), whose protein sequence is MFSTLAYFFLQVSDHSSVRMFTLSAIFLALASLAAAEVRNITPHEQYSSSVGVLGCKINTHRVAYWPEAVDCNNICVRVSHQGRSLELLRIDQSGGANDISYDAWNYLGFGKSAIDDPQTGGGIDMDVEFVDADQCKHLLKDSGGKLAFSAPNSMNFLSSCLSDPGSWVARNFAAVNLKDSACHCGFDEVCTIPPPSEGNQPVCPNALGTTGPFRGDSVFNVEFGTGKLVPAPGAGVC